In Fusobacterium periodonticum ATCC 33693, the sequence TTAAGAATAATTTTCTTTATTAAATCATAAATCTTTGAGAGATCATCAGCCATTTTATCAGTTATTCTATCAGTTGCTTTCTTTACTGCCATCATTAAAAAAGTTCCTGTTACTAAATTAATAATAATTTCGGGGTTTGGAATTAAAGATTTTCTTATTAATATTTTTGTATTCAAAGAAAAATCATCCCTATAAAGATTCATTAATTTTTTAAAATCTTTCTGAATAAAATTTGTTTGATCAATTGAAACAGTTATTTTCTTTATTTCTTCACTATCAATATTTTCAGAAAATGGACGATTGTCATAAAGACTTTTTTGGACATACCAGGTCTTACCAATTTTATTATATTTTAAAATTTCATCAAATATTTCTTGAGTTATTGAAAGCCCGTATTCTCCATCAGAAAGTTCAATAACATCAGCATCTATTATTTTTCCTATAGGCATGACAGTTAGGTCATGTTATATTTTTATAGCACAGGCATATTTCCCATTTTTTATACTGTTTTTCATAGTTTCTAGAGCTTCTTTAGTAAATTTATGATTATGAGCATCAATATGAGTAGAAGCACCTATTCCCTTTGTTATCATTTTCCCTCCTAAATTTATGATACATCTTTTGTTAAGAATAATATAATTTATTTGTTACTATTTATAAAAAATATTTTATTATTATCGTTTTTTATCTTTTTGAGATATTAAAAAATTACTTCTATATTATTTGTTGAAAATAATAATACTTATATTCTGCTAGAATTTCTTTTACTTTTTTATTAAATAATCTTTTTACAAACTTTTTAGGTTTTATAAAGATAATCTATAAATTCATCTAANNNNNNNNNNNNNNNNNNNNNNNNNNNNNNNNNNNNNNNNNNNNNNNNNNNNNNNNNNNNNNNNNNNNNNNNNNNNNNNNNNNNNNNNNNNNNNNNNNNNNNNNNNNNNNNNNNNNNNNNNNNNNNNNNNNNNNGTTTTAATCTAATTTGTTTTTACTATACAGTTTCAAGTGTTCAGACTTGCGCATAATAACTTTATGTGATACAATATATATGCTTGGTGAGTATAGCTATGGGGGTACACCTAGTTACATTCCGAACCTAGAAGTTAAGCCCATATACGCTGATGGTACTTGGCTGGAAGCGGCCTGGGAGAGTATGGATTTGCCAAGCTCATAACAAGAGAGAAGCTAGTGTTTCTCTCTCTTTTTTTATTTCTTTGAAATTTGTTTTGAATTTTTTGTAAAAAATGGTAAAATAAACTATTAGTTAGAAAATAGATACGAGGTGTGATATGATTTATTATATTTATCATAGTGGATTTGTGATGGAGTTAGAAAAAAATATTTTAATATTTGATTTTTATAGAATTCCAACTGATAAGAAAAATGAAGAAGAAAGTTTTATAAGTAAATTTATAAAAAGAACTGATAAAAAAGTTTATGTATTTTCTTCACATAGTCATAGTGATCATTTTAATAAAGAAATATTAAAATGGTTAAACTTAAATGAGAATATTAAATATATTTTAAGTGATGATATAAAGATACATAAACATAAAAACTTTTACTTTACAAAGGAGGGAGATAGCTTTAAACTAGATAATTTAAAGATAAATACCTTTGGTTCAACAGATCTAGGATCTTCTTTTTATGTTAATGTTGAAGATAAAAATATTTTCCACTCTGGAGACTTGCATCTATGGCATTGGGAAGATGACACTCCTGAAGAAGAAAAAACAATGTATGATGCCTATATGTCAGAGTTAGAAAAAATACAAAAATTAGCTAGAATAGATATAGCCTTTGTGCCTGTAGACCCAAGATTAGGAGTTAATACACTAGAGGGTGTAGAATTGTTTTATAAAGTTTTAAAGCCGAAATTAATAGTTCCTATGCATTTTTCTGATGATTATAGTCAAATGAAAAATTTTGTAGAAACTTTTAAAAATATTAAAGATATCGAAGTTATAGAAATAGATGAGAGTATGAAAAAAATATTGGAGTGATTATGGTTGAAGTTAGTTTTTATATGCTAGTTGAAGAAGAAGGAAGCTTCTCACTAGCTTTGTATGATTCTGAAAAGAATGTCCTTAGTAATTACTCTAATTTAAATCAGAATGTAGTAAACGAATATATAGAAAATTTAGAGAATGAAAGAGAATTTTTCATCAGTTGGGATGAAAAGAAAAGTAAGTACTTAAGTATAGATAGTACTTTATTAAAATATCTTTTAGAACATGGAAATTTTGTAAATAGTGATTTTGAAAAAATAGAAAAAAGTGAAATAACAAATCTTTCACTTTTAATAAGAGAAAGTAAAGAAATAGAAGATAAGCTAGACATTTTTATTGAGATAAATGATAATCTTTTAGATAAAAAAAATATAATAGATAACTATATTTATTCACAGGGAGTATTTTATGAAGTTAAAGGACTAGGAGAATTTACTCTTGATGAACTATTTCAAAAAATAGATAAATATGAGCTTGAAACTTACTGTTCTTTAATCTTAAAAAATTATAGTAATATAGAGTTAAAATATGAAGATTATGAAACTATAAATGCTGAGGAAAAACTTGCTATTCCACAGATAATAATAGAAAAGATTTCTTTTGACAACAGTCTTTATTTAAAAATTAATTCTATTATTTCTACAATGGACTATGATTTTTTTAAGAAGAATAATTTAGAAAATATAGTTACAGTTAATGAAGTTGAAAAGAAGCTAGAAATATCTAGGATAAACTTAGAAAATTTAACTTCAGATATGCTGGAGATAGTAAAAGTTTTAGTTAAGCTTCAAAAGAATACAGGTTTAAAGTCTTCATACTATATAGATAACGAAAACTTTATTATCTTAAATGAGGAAATAGCAAAGGAGTTCGTAAAGAAAGAATTACTTCAACTGGCTAATAAATATAGTATTATAGGTACAGATAAGTTAAGAAAATACAATATAAAAGCTGTTAGACCAAGATTAAGTGGGAAATTTAGCTATCATCTTAATTATCTTGAAGGAGAAGTTGACATTGAAATTGAAGGTGAAAAATTCTCTATACAAGAGCTTTTAAATAAATATAGAAAAGATGAATATATAGTTTTAAGTGATGGTACTAATGCTTTAATAAATAGAGAGTATATAGAGAAACTACAAAGAATATTCAAGGACGAGGATGAAAATAAGGTAAAAATTTCCTTCTTTGATATGCCAATAGTTCAAGATATACTTGATGAGAAAACTTTTAATAATGAATTTGCAGGAAATAAAGATTTCTTTGAAGGAATAAATAAAATCAATGAAAATGATATAGTTTTTCCTAAATTAAATGCAACTCTTAGAGATTATCAAAAATATGGATATAAATGGTTGAAATACCTAACAGATAATAGATTAGGAGCTTGTCTAGCTGATGATATGGGTCTAGGAAAGACTTTACAAGCTATAGCCTTAATTTCTAAAACTCATGAAGAAAAAAAGAAGAGAACTATGGTTATAATGCCTAAGAGCTTAATATTTAACTGGGAAAGTGAAATTAAGAAATTTGCACCAAACTTAAAAATAGCTGTGTACTATGGTATAAATAGAGAACTTTCTATATTAAAGAAAGCAGATGTTGTATTAACAACTTATGGAACTATAAGAAATGATATAGAAAATCTTTTAAAAGAAAAATTTGATTTACTTGTATTGGATGAATCTCAAAATATAAAGAATATAAATTCACAGACTACAAAGGCAGTCTTACTTTTAAATGCTGAAAAAAGAGTAGCTTTAAGTGGGACACCCGTAGAGAATAATCTATTAGAGCTATATTCTCTATTTAGATTTTTAAATCCTGAGATGTTTGGAACAGTACAAAGTTTTACTAATAACTATATAATACCTATACAAAAATACTCAGATACTTCTACTATAGAAGAATTGAGAAAAAAGATTTACCCTTTCTTGTTGAGAAGAGTAAAAAAAGAAGTTCTAGCAGATTTACCAGATAAGATAGAAAAATTAGTATATGTTGACATGAATGAAGAACATAGAAAATACTATGAAGAAAAAAGAAAATATTATTATTCGCTTTTAGAAAATAACACTTCAAGTCAAGGAACTTTCGATAAGTTTTTTGTACTTCAAGCAATAAATGAACTAAGACATATAGTGAGTTCACCTGAATTAGATAATAATAAAATAATTTCAAGTAAGAAGGAAGTTTTAATAGAGAATGTTATTGAAGCTATTGAAAATAACCATAAGGTATTAATTTTTGTTAACTACTTATCTTCAATAGAAAGTATATGTAATTCATTGAAAGAAAATAAGATTAAATTTTTAAAGATGACTGGACAAACTAAAGATAGACAAAGTCTAGTTGATAAGTTTCAAAGTGATGATAGATATAAAGTTTTTGTTATGACTCTAAAAACAGGGGGAGTAGGTTTAAATTTAGTATCAGCTGATACAATCTTTATCTATGATCCTTGGTGGAATAAAACAGTTGAAAATCAAGCTATAGACAGAGCATATAGATTAGGACAAGATAAAACTGTATTTGCCTATAAAATGATTATGAGAAACACGATAGAAGAAAAAATACTAAAATTACAAGAAATCAAAGATAAACTATTGGACGATTTAATATCTGAAGATAATTTATCAACAAAAAATCTTTCTAAAAATGATATAGAATTCATTTTAGGAAATTAGGAGAGCAGAAAATGATGAATGAACTTGAACATATATTGAGTAAGAGGTATAAGCAAGAAGCATTATATGGACTTTTTCAAAGATATTTTGTGGATTGGATAGCAGATGCTTATATAGCTAAGGACATGAATATATTTGAGATTTCAGCAATCAATGAAAAAACAGATAAAGAGGTATTAGTTAAATTTTTAGCTGAATTTTATGGGAGTGAAGAAAAGTTTAAGAAGATTTTTGAGATTTTACCAGATGAAGTAAAAGAAATTTTTAAAGTAGTTGTTTGGGAAGAAAAATTTCCAATAAAAAAAGAAGATTTAAAAAAATATCTTGAAAGCTATATGGATAAATTTGAAAAGGAAGCCTATGCACCAAAGGGAGAATATCTATTCTTTGATTTAGATGAGTTTGATAAGGATATGAATACTTCTTTTTCTATAAAGGATGATGTAGCTAGATTTATTAGAAATTATATAGATACAAAACCAAAAGATTATTTTTTACACAAGGCAGAAGAAGAAAGTATAGCTTTTAAATTATATAAAGACAATAATGAAAATGAATTCATTAACAATATGAATTTTTATTTAGATTTTTATAATTCGGGAGAAAATCCTATTTCAAGTAGTGGGAAAATTTTAAAAGATTTTAAAAAGAATATGCAGAAACATTGTGGTATATCAGAGTACTACAATGATGTAAAAGGACTTGAATTTTTAAAAACAGAAACTATATGTTTAATATTGACTTTATTAGAGAAAAAATATAGAGTAAACACTTACTTTAATAATAAAAATATTAAAAATATCTTAAATGATTTTATGATAGCTGAAACTTTTGAAAAGGGAGATAACTATATTTACACTAATCTATTTTTAAATTTCTTAAAGGGGACTAGAAATATTTGGCAACACCCTGAAAATATAAAAGAAGTTTTAAAATCTTTGATTGAACTTTTAAAAGAAATGCCAGAAAATGAAGTTGTTAGTATAGATAATATTTTAAAAGCTTTTGTATATAGAGGAAAAAGTGTAGAACTTATAACTTTTAAAGATGTAAAAGACTATATCTATATAAATGAAGCCAATGGTGAAAGAGCAAAAATCACTGATTACAGTCAATATAAGGACTATATAATAGAGCCTTTTATTAAAAGTTATATATTTCTATTAGGAATATTTGGAGTTTTTGAAATTTTCTATGAGAAACCATTTTTCAAAAAAGGACTTTACCTAAAGAATAACTATCTGTCAAAATATGATGGTTTAAAATATGTAAGATTAACAAATTTAGGTAGATTTATTTTTGGACATACTGAAAGATATGAACTACCTAAAATTAATGAGAA encodes:
- a CDS encoding DEAD/DEAH box helicase encodes the protein MVEVSFYMLVEEEGSFSLALYDSEKNVLSNYSNLNQNVVNEYIENLENEREFFISWDEKKSKYLSIDSTLLKYLLEHGNFVNSDFEKIEKSEITNLSLLIRESKEIEDKLDIFIEINDNLLDKKNIIDNYIYSQGVFYEVKGLGEFTLDELFQKIDKYELETYCSLILKNYSNIELKYEDYETINAEEKLAIPQIIIEKISFDNSLYLKINSIISTMDYDFFKKNNLENIVTVNEVEKKLEISRINLENLTSDMLEIVKVLVKLQKNTGLKSSYYIDNENFIILNEEIAKEFVKKELLQLANKYSIIGTDKLRKYNIKAVRPRLSGKFSYHLNYLEGEVDIEIEGEKFSIQELLNKYRKDEYIVLSDGTNALINREYIEKLQRIFKDEDENKVKISFFDMPIVQDILDEKTFNNEFAGNKDFFEGINKINENDIVFPKLNATLRDYQKYGYKWLKYLTDNRLGACLADDMGLGKTLQAIALISKTHEEKKKRTMVIMPKSLIFNWESEIKKFAPNLKIAVYYGINRELSILKKADVVLTTYGTIRNDIENLLKEKFDLLVLDESQNIKNINSQTTKAVLLLNAEKRVALSGTPVENNLLELYSLFRFLNPEMFGTVQSFTNNYIIPIQKYSDTSTIEELRKKIYPFLLRRVKKEVLADLPDKIEKLVYVDMNEEHRKYYEEKRKYYYSLLENNTSSQGTFDKFFVLQAINELRHIVSSPELDNNKIISSKKEVLIENVIEAIENNHKVLIFVNYLSSIESICNSLKENKIKFLKMTGQTKDRQSLVDKFQSDDRYKVFVMTLKTGGVGLNLVSADTIFIYDPWWNKTVENQAIDRAYRLGQDKTVFAYKMIMRNTIEEKILKLQEIKDKLLDDLISEDNLSTKNLSKNDIEFILGN
- a CDS encoding MBL fold metallo-hydrolase, which produces MIYYIYHSGFVMELEKNILIFDFYRIPTDKKNEEESFISKFIKRTDKKVYVFSSHSHSDHFNKEILKWLNLNENIKYILSDDIKIHKHKNFYFTKEGDSFKLDNLKINTFGSTDLGSSFYVNVEDKNIFHSGDLHLWHWEDDTPEEEKTMYDAYMSELEKIQKLARIDIAFVPVDPRLGVNTLEGVELFYKVLKPKLIVPMHFSDDYSQMKNFVETFKNIKDIEVIEIDESMKKILE